In Simplicispira sp. 125, one DNA window encodes the following:
- a CDS encoding 4-hydroxyproline epimerase translates to MHRIPIIDSHTGGEPTRLVVGGFPDLGKGSMAERRALLAAQHDRWRTATVLEPRGNDVIVGALLCPPVDARNAAGVVFFNNSGYLGMCGHGTIGLVASLAHMGRIQPGVHGIETPVGTVQTTLHDDGSVSVRNVPAYRLQHQLTVDVPGHGPVTGDVAWGGNWFFLVTAHQQRVESSNLAALTAFAIAVQKALEGQGVRGSDGGLIDHIELFADDDQADSRNFVLCPGGAYDRSPCGTGTSAKLACLAADGKLQPGQVWRQASIIGSQFEASYAMEGDQLIPTLRGRAFMSAEATLLIDSNDPFGWGIQL, encoded by the coding sequence ATGCACCGCATCCCAATCATCGACTCCCACACCGGCGGCGAACCCACGCGGCTGGTGGTGGGCGGCTTCCCCGATCTGGGCAAAGGCAGCATGGCCGAGCGCCGCGCCCTGCTGGCCGCGCAGCACGACCGCTGGCGCACCGCCACGGTGCTGGAGCCACGAGGTAACGACGTGATCGTTGGCGCCCTGCTCTGCCCGCCGGTTGATGCGCGCAACGCTGCGGGTGTGGTGTTCTTCAACAACAGCGGGTATCTGGGCATGTGTGGCCACGGCACGATTGGCCTTGTTGCGTCGCTCGCCCACATGGGTCGCATCCAGCCCGGCGTGCACGGCATCGAAACGCCCGTGGGCACCGTGCAGACCACGCTGCACGACGACGGCTCCGTCAGCGTGCGCAATGTGCCGGCCTACCGCCTGCAGCACCAATTGACCGTGGACGTGCCCGGCCACGGGCCCGTGACCGGCGACGTGGCCTGGGGCGGCAACTGGTTCTTCCTGGTGACAGCGCACCAACAGCGCGTGGAGAGCAGCAACCTGGCCGCACTCACGGCCTTTGCCATCGCCGTGCAAAAGGCCTTGGAGGGCCAAGGCGTGCGCGGCAGCGACGGCGGCCTCATCGACCACATCGAACTCTTTGCCGACGACGACCAGGCCGACAGCCGCAACTTTGTACTTTGCCCCGGCGGCGCCTACGACCGCTCGCCTTGCGGCACCGGCACCAGCGCCAAGCTCGCCTGCCTGGCGGCCGACGGCAAGCTGCAACCGGGCCAAGTATGGCGCCAGGCCAGCATCATTGGCAGCCAGTTCGAAGCCAGCTATGCCATGGAGGGCGACCAGCTCATCCCCACGCTGCGCGGCCGCGCTTTCATGAGCGCCGAGGCCACGCTATTGATTGATTCGAACGACCCCTTTGGCTGGGGCATTCAGCTCTAA
- a CDS encoding branched-chain amino acid ABC transporter substrate-binding protein produces MKFAISSTAVLVALAFAGTAQADEQVITIGHSGPLSGPNAFAGKDNENGVRMAIEELNAKKIAVAGKTLKFELVSEDDQCDARTGVSVAQKFVDSKVQYVLGPYCSGVTIPASRVYSQGGTMVSTVGTNPKVTQGGYKNLFRIIASDTQIGSNMAVYAANVMKVKNVAVIDDRTAFGQGVAEEFTKEAKKLGLTVVGQEFTTDKSTDFLAILTSLKAKQPQAIFFGGYAPQAAPMARQMKQLGINAKLLGGDTLCSPEVGKLGGDAVNDTVICAQGGTMLDKVEGGSAFKAKYKERFKRDADAYAASYYDQTQFIAHAMQKANATSPDKVGAQMYQLSYKGVAGTYAYDDKGNLKQAPITVLTFRNGAPVPLASY; encoded by the coding sequence ATGAAATTTGCCATTTCCAGTACCGCTGTACTCGTCGCACTCGCCTTCGCTGGCACCGCCCAAGCGGACGAACAAGTCATCACCATTGGCCACAGCGGCCCGCTCTCTGGTCCGAACGCCTTTGCCGGCAAGGACAACGAGAACGGTGTTCGCATGGCCATTGAAGAACTGAACGCCAAAAAAATCGCCGTCGCAGGCAAGACGCTCAAGTTTGAACTGGTCTCCGAAGACGACCAGTGCGACGCCCGCACCGGTGTCAGCGTTGCGCAAAAGTTCGTGGACAGCAAAGTCCAATATGTGCTCGGCCCTTACTGCTCGGGCGTCACCATCCCCGCATCGCGCGTCTACAGCCAAGGCGGCACGATGGTCTCCACCGTGGGCACCAACCCCAAGGTCACGCAAGGCGGTTACAAGAACCTGTTCCGCATCATCGCCAGTGATACGCAGATCGGTTCGAACATGGCGGTGTACGCTGCCAACGTGATGAAGGTGAAGAACGTCGCCGTCATCGACGACCGCACGGCCTTTGGCCAGGGCGTAGCCGAAGAGTTCACCAAGGAAGCCAAGAAGCTGGGCCTGACCGTCGTCGGCCAGGAGTTCACCACCGACAAGTCCACCGACTTCCTCGCCATCCTGACCAGCCTGAAAGCCAAGCAGCCGCAGGCCATCTTCTTTGGTGGCTATGCGCCCCAAGCCGCTCCCATGGCACGCCAAATGAAGCAACTGGGCATCAACGCCAAACTGCTGGGCGGCGACACCCTGTGCAGCCCCGAAGTGGGCAAGCTCGGCGGCGATGCGGTCAATGACACCGTGATCTGCGCCCAGGGCGGCACCATGCTCGACAAGGTCGAAGGCGGCAGCGCCTTCAAGGCCAAGTACAAGGAGCGCTTCAAGCGCGACGCGGATGCTTATGCCGCCTCTTACTACGACCAGACACAGTTCATTGCCCATGCCATGCAAAAGGCCAACGCCACCAGCCCGGACAAGGTGGGTGCACAGATGTACCAGTTGAGCTACAAAGGCGTTGCAGGCACTTACGCCTACGACGACAAAGGCAACCTGAAGCAGGCCCCCATCACCGTGCTGACGTTCCGCAACGGAGCACCGGTGCCACTGGCAAGCTACTGA
- a CDS encoding 2Fe-2S iron-sulfur cluster-binding protein: MKNTATMVEVQVGGTRVRIPVGSSVAAALAQQPPGRTRLSVSGQWRAPLCGMGVCHECRVLINGRERLACQTVCEDGMLIATSTAHTGGAT; encoded by the coding sequence ATGAAAAACACAGCAACCATGGTCGAAGTGCAGGTGGGTGGGACGCGGGTGCGCATACCTGTAGGCAGCAGCGTGGCCGCCGCTCTCGCGCAGCAACCACCGGGCCGCACGCGCCTGTCGGTCAGTGGGCAGTGGCGTGCACCGCTGTGCGGCATGGGCGTGTGCCACGAGTGCCGCGTACTGATCAATGGCCGCGAACGCCTGGCCTGCCAGACAGTGTGCGAGGACGGCATGCTCATTGCAACCAGCACCGCACACACGGGAGGTGCCACATGA
- a CDS encoding FAD-dependent oxidoreductase translates to MRKPDVIVIGAGIVGAACAHALANAGQSVLVLDARLGGATNAGMGHLVVMDDNPAELAISQASLTQWHAWAPRMAAEAPSTAFTHCGTLWVAADAQEMQEAEHKRARLHAHGIACELLSAPQLAALEPVLRPGLHGALRVGGDSMVYAPNAAEWLLGHASTPIQVENLRVSRIEGRRLHCQDGSVREGGAVLLAAGIHATQFCPELPIRPKKGHLAITDRGGAVVRHQLVELGYVKNAHQTEGTSVAFNLQPRPTGQWLLGSSRQFDTLDPAVDNAVLAKMLRRAIEYVPSLAERNAIRTWTGFRAATPDGLPIIGRHPEHEHLWLAVGHEGLGVTTAPATASLIASSMLGTAAPMDPTPYAPTRFVQEHAA, encoded by the coding sequence ATGCGCAAACCTGACGTCATCGTCATCGGCGCCGGCATCGTCGGCGCAGCGTGTGCCCATGCGCTGGCCAATGCGGGCCAGTCCGTTCTGGTGCTCGACGCACGCCTGGGCGGTGCCACCAACGCCGGCATGGGCCACCTGGTGGTCATGGACGACAACCCCGCCGAGCTGGCCATCAGCCAGGCCTCGCTCACCCAGTGGCACGCCTGGGCGCCACGCATGGCCGCCGAGGCGCCCAGCACGGCTTTCACCCACTGCGGCACGTTATGGGTCGCGGCCGATGCCCAGGAGATGCAGGAAGCCGAGCACAAACGCGCACGCCTGCACGCGCATGGCATTGCTTGCGAGTTGCTCAGCGCCCCACAACTCGCCGCGCTGGAGCCTGTGCTGCGCCCCGGCCTGCACGGCGCCCTGCGGGTGGGCGGCGACAGCATGGTCTATGCCCCCAACGCCGCCGAATGGCTGCTGGGCCATGCCTCAACCCCTATCCAGGTCGAAAATCTGCGCGTCAGCCGCATTGAAGGCCGCCGCTTGCACTGCCAGGACGGCAGCGTGCGCGAAGGTGGCGCCGTGCTGCTGGCCGCTGGCATCCACGCCACGCAGTTCTGCCCCGAACTGCCCATTCGCCCCAAGAAGGGGCACCTGGCCATCACCGACCGGGGTGGCGCGGTCGTACGGCACCAGCTGGTCGAGCTGGGCTACGTCAAAAACGCACACCAGACCGAGGGCACTTCGGTGGCCTTCAACCTGCAGCCACGCCCCACCGGCCAATGGCTGCTGGGGTCGTCGCGCCAGTTCGACACACTGGATCCGGCGGTGGACAACGCCGTGCTCGCGAAAATGCTGCGCCGGGCCATCGAATACGTGCCCTCACTGGCCGAGCGCAACGCCATCCGCACCTGGACCGGGTTTCGCGCTGCCACGCCCGACGGCCTGCCCATCATCGGACGCCACCCAGAGCACGAACACTTGTGGCTCGCGGTGGGGCACGAGGGCCTGGGCGTGACCACGGCGCCTGCGACGGCCAGCCTGATTGCATCCAGCATGCTCGGCACGGCGGCACCGATGGACCCAACACCCTATGCACCCACACGGTTTGTGCAGGAGCACGCCGCATGA
- a CDS encoding ABC transporter substrate-binding protein: MKSTPTLRPLLLVGALALALPALAQHNLTVVNFGGANGAAQKKAYFEAYEKASGGKITPVEYNGEQARIKAMVEAKKVTWDVVEVEGPDISRGCDEGLFERMDWSKLGSKSDYLPAAVHECGVGAFVWSTVLAYNGDKLKTAPTGWADFWDVKKFPGKRGLRKGARYNLEFALMADGVKAADVYKVLGTKDGADRAFKKLTELKPHIQWWEAGALPPQFLVAGDVAMTSAFSGRIDAAQREGQNLQITWTGGIYDLDFWVIPKGGANKDAAMKFIALASSPDAQAEYARHISYGPTNNKAMAKIDAKTQALLPTSPANSKDALRFDVVFWADQGESLEKRFAAWAAQ, translated from the coding sequence ATGAAATCCACCCCCACCCTTCGCCCCCTGCTGCTCGTCGGCGCCCTGGCGCTGGCCCTGCCGGCCCTGGCGCAGCACAACCTCACGGTCGTGAACTTCGGCGGCGCCAATGGTGCCGCCCAGAAGAAGGCCTACTTCGAGGCCTACGAGAAAGCCTCAGGCGGCAAGATCACCCCGGTGGAATACAACGGTGAGCAGGCCCGCATCAAGGCCATGGTCGAGGCCAAGAAGGTCACCTGGGACGTGGTCGAGGTCGAGGGCCCGGACATCAGCCGCGGCTGCGACGAAGGCCTGTTCGAGCGCATGGACTGGAGCAAGCTCGGCAGCAAATCCGACTACCTGCCCGCCGCCGTCCATGAATGCGGCGTCGGCGCCTTCGTCTGGTCCACCGTGCTGGCCTACAACGGCGACAAGCTCAAGACTGCCCCCACCGGCTGGGCCGACTTCTGGGACGTGAAGAAATTCCCCGGCAAGCGCGGCCTGCGCAAGGGCGCGCGCTACAACCTCGAATTCGCGCTCATGGCCGACGGCGTGAAGGCCGCCGACGTGTACAAAGTGCTGGGCACCAAGGACGGCGCCGACCGCGCCTTCAAGAAGCTGACCGAGCTCAAGCCCCATATCCAGTGGTGGGAAGCCGGCGCGCTGCCCCCGCAGTTCCTGGTGGCGGGCGACGTGGCCATGACCAGCGCCTTCAGCGGCCGCATCGATGCCGCGCAGCGCGAGGGACAGAACCTCCAGATCACCTGGACCGGCGGCATCTATGACCTGGACTTCTGGGTCATACCCAAGGGCGGCGCCAACAAGGACGCAGCCATGAAGTTCATCGCCCTGGCCAGCTCACCCGACGCCCAGGCCGAATACGCGCGCCACATCTCCTACGGCCCGACGAACAACAAGGCTATGGCCAAAATCGACGCAAAGACCCAGGCCCTGCTGCCCACCTCGCCCGCGAACAGCAAGGATGCGCTGCGCTTTGACGTGGTCTTCTGGGCCGATCAGGGCGAATCTCTTGAAAAGCGCTTCGCCGCATGGGCCGCGCAATAA
- a CDS encoding ABC transporter permease, with protein MNTATMAIPQDQDAPPDLGRQLRTAERRRRLRSMALTLPLLAFLLVVFMVPLAGLLIRAVENPEVADTLVHTGPALKGWNRQSAPPDAAYAALVRDLSALQETAQAGALARRLNSEISGARSLIMGTYRALPLGPGLTDAEVRERMLALDPRWAEAPYWLAIAKNASRWTPDYLLAAVDLQRTPQGDVVAVPSEAAAFRDILVRTFEMSATVTLLAILIGYPLSYWLSTLSERRANMMMILVLVPFWTSVLVRIAAWIVLLQSNGLVNRFLISLGLTDTPVPLLFNRLGVVIAMVHILLPFLILPLYSVMKSIPPNYLRAAISLGSTPLAAFFRVYVPQTYPGVAAGGLLVFITAIGYYVTPALLGGPSDQMLSYYVAQYTNVEVNWGMAAALGSVLLVTTLVLYAVYRKFGKAELSMG; from the coding sequence ATGAATACCGCCACCATGGCCATTCCCCAGGACCAGGACGCGCCCCCCGATCTGGGGCGCCAGTTGCGCACCGCCGAGCGCAGGCGCCGCCTGCGCTCCATGGCGCTCACCCTGCCCTTGCTGGCCTTCCTGCTGGTGGTGTTCATGGTGCCCCTGGCGGGCCTGCTGATTCGGGCCGTGGAAAACCCCGAAGTGGCCGACACCCTGGTGCATACCGGCCCAGCGCTGAAAGGCTGGAACCGCCAGAGCGCCCCGCCCGACGCAGCCTACGCCGCGCTGGTGCGGGACCTCTCGGCCCTGCAGGAAACGGCCCAGGCCGGCGCCCTGGCGCGGCGCCTCAACAGCGAAATCAGCGGCGCGCGCTCGCTCATCATGGGCACCTACCGCGCGCTGCCGCTGGGCCCTGGCCTCACCGACGCCGAGGTGCGCGAGCGCATGCTGGCGCTCGACCCACGCTGGGCCGAGGCGCCCTACTGGCTGGCCATCGCCAAGAACGCCTCACGCTGGACGCCCGACTACCTGCTGGCCGCTGTGGACCTGCAGCGCACGCCGCAGGGCGACGTGGTGGCCGTGCCCTCAGAGGCGGCCGCGTTCCGTGACATCCTGGTGCGCACCTTCGAGATGAGCGCCACGGTCACGCTGCTGGCCATCCTCATCGGCTACCCGCTGTCCTACTGGCTCAGCACCTTGAGCGAGCGCCGCGCCAACATGATGATGATCCTCGTGCTGGTGCCGTTCTGGACCTCGGTGCTGGTACGCATCGCCGCCTGGATCGTGCTGCTGCAAAGCAACGGCCTGGTCAACCGCTTCCTGATATCCCTGGGCCTGACCGATACGCCCGTGCCGCTGCTGTTCAACCGACTCGGCGTGGTCATCGCCATGGTGCACATCCTGCTGCCTTTCCTGATCCTGCCGCTCTACAGCGTGATGAAGTCCATTCCCCCGAACTACCTGCGCGCCGCCATCTCGCTGGGCAGCACGCCGCTGGCCGCGTTCTTCCGTGTCTACGTGCCACAAACCTACCCCGGCGTGGCCGCGGGCGGCCTGCTGGTGTTCATCACCGCCATCGGCTACTACGTGACGCCTGCGCTGCTGGGCGGCCCGAGCGACCAGATGCTGAGCTACTACGTGGCGCAGTACACCAACGTCGAAGTCAACTGGGGCATGGCGGCCGCGCTCGGCTCGGTGCTGCTGGTGACCACGTTGGTGCTCTATGCCGTGTACCGCAAGTTCGGCAAGGCCGAGCTGAGCATGGGCTGA
- a CDS encoding NAD-dependent succinate-semialdehyde dehydrogenase, whose amino-acid sequence MITPSSQLSLLKDPSLLKTQGLINGQWVAGSSHFAVHDPATGAHLVDVANLGPKDAQAAIAAANAAWPAWRSKTAKERSSILRKWYDLLMQHQDDLGRIMTAEQGKPLPEAKGEVAYGASFVEWFAEEAKRVNGETLPQFDNSRRLLVLKQPIGVCAAITPWNFPLAMITRKVAPALAAGCTVVIKPAELTPLTALAAAELAQRAGIPAGVFNILCADADNSIAIGKVLCESPIVRHISFTGSTEVGRILMAQSAPTIKKMSLELGGNAPFIVFNDADIDSAVEGAFASKYRNAGQTCVCSNRFYVQSGVYDEFVQKFAAKVATAKIGNGFDEGVNQGPLIEEAALVKVQRHVQDAIAKGGKVVTGGKRLTTLGSGQFFEPTVLANASADMLCATEETFGPFAPVFKFETEQEAIDAANNTEFGLASYFYSRDVGRIFRVGEALEYGMVGINVGILATEHVPFGGVKQSGLGREGSHYGMDDYVEIKYLCLGDIQK is encoded by the coding sequence ATGATCACCCCAAGCTCCCAGCTCTCGCTGCTCAAAGACCCCAGCCTGCTCAAGACCCAAGGCCTGATCAACGGCCAGTGGGTCGCTGGCAGCAGCCACTTTGCCGTGCATGACCCAGCCACAGGAGCCCACCTGGTCGATGTTGCCAACCTGGGCCCCAAAGACGCCCAGGCCGCCATAGCCGCCGCCAACGCCGCCTGGCCTGCCTGGCGCAGCAAGACAGCCAAGGAGCGCAGCAGCATCCTGCGCAAGTGGTACGACCTGCTCATGCAGCACCAGGACGATCTGGGCCGCATCATGACGGCCGAGCAAGGCAAGCCTCTGCCCGAAGCCAAGGGCGAGGTCGCCTACGGCGCCAGCTTTGTCGAGTGGTTTGCCGAAGAAGCCAAGCGCGTCAATGGAGAAACCCTGCCCCAGTTCGACAACAGCCGCCGTTTGCTGGTCTTGAAGCAGCCCATCGGCGTGTGCGCCGCCATCACGCCCTGGAACTTTCCGCTGGCGATGATTACCCGCAAGGTGGCGCCTGCGCTGGCCGCTGGCTGCACCGTGGTCATCAAGCCGGCCGAGCTGACTCCGCTGACCGCCCTGGCCGCCGCCGAGCTGGCCCAGCGCGCGGGTATTCCGGCCGGTGTGTTCAACATCCTGTGTGCGGATGCGGACAACTCCATTGCCATTGGCAAGGTGCTGTGCGAGAGCCCCATCGTGCGCCACATCAGCTTTACGGGTTCGACCGAAGTGGGCCGCATCCTGATGGCGCAAAGCGCGCCCACCATCAAGAAGATGTCGCTCGAACTCGGTGGCAATGCGCCTTTCATCGTGTTCAACGACGCCGACATCGACAGCGCTGTGGAAGGCGCCTTTGCCAGCAAGTACCGCAACGCCGGCCAGACCTGCGTGTGCTCCAACCGCTTCTATGTGCAAAGCGGCGTGTACGATGAGTTTGTGCAGAAGTTTGCCGCCAAGGTGGCGACCGCAAAAATAGGCAACGGCTTTGACGAAGGTGTGAACCAGGGCCCGCTGATCGAGGAAGCGGCCCTCGTGAAGGTGCAGCGCCATGTTCAAGATGCCATCGCCAAGGGCGGCAAGGTGGTGACCGGCGGCAAGCGCCTCACCACCCTGGGCTCGGGCCAGTTTTTTGAACCCACCGTGCTCGCCAACGCCAGCGCCGACATGCTGTGCGCTACCGAGGAAACCTTTGGCCCCTTTGCCCCGGTCTTCAAGTTCGAGACCGAGCAGGAGGCCATTGATGCGGCCAACAACACCGAGTTCGGGCTGGCCAGCTACTTCTACAGCCGCGATGTGGGGCGCATCTTCCGCGTGGGCGAGGCGCTCGAATACGGCATGGTGGGCATCAACGTGGGCATTTTGGCCACCGAGCACGTACCCTTTGGCGGCGTCAAGCAGTCGGGCCTGGGGCGCGAGGGCTCGCACTACGGCATGGACGACTATGTGGAGATCAAGTACCTGTGCCTGGGCGATATCCAGAAGTAA
- a CDS encoding FAD-dependent oxidoreductase: MTPTPQARCDLLIIGAGPAGMAAALAAAPSGMRITVVDDNPAPGGQIWRDGPGVQLPPLARQYREGLAHHPNIEVLNGTQVVGLGDRANAGDAPALILENTTRGWTQHAGQIILCTGARELLLPFPGWTLPGVTGAGGLQALIKGGVDVLGQRIVIAGTGPLLLAAAATARKAGAHVVRVAEHTPWRDLAAFAAQLVRWPAKALQAPTLLHPSLRANTHVLEALGSTQVEQVRLQRGSGTELLDCDRVACGFGLVPNTHLGQMLGCALGDRHGLQVDTLMQTSVLGVYAAGECTGFGGSERALVQGAMAGHAAAGNAEAAQTLQNTLVRWNAFADALHRHFPVRAQVLAALPLADTLVCRCEDVAHSDLQQRSGWIDAKLHTRCGMGACQGRICGAAAQVLYGWAPQPARHLLSPARLSTLASAAPDFIHEPITESTSKA, encoded by the coding sequence ATGACACCCACACCGCAGGCCCGTTGCGACCTGCTCATCATCGGCGCAGGCCCTGCCGGGATGGCGGCGGCACTCGCCGCAGCGCCCAGCGGTATGCGCATCACCGTCGTGGACGACAATCCCGCCCCCGGCGGGCAGATCTGGCGCGACGGTCCCGGCGTGCAACTGCCGCCGCTGGCACGCCAGTACCGCGAAGGCCTGGCACACCACCCCAACATCGAAGTGCTCAATGGCACCCAAGTGGTCGGCTTGGGCGACCGGGCCAACGCAGGCGATGCGCCCGCCCTGATTCTGGAAAACACCACGCGCGGTTGGACACAGCACGCGGGCCAGATCATCCTCTGCACCGGTGCGCGCGAACTGCTGCTGCCCTTCCCCGGCTGGACGCTGCCCGGCGTTACGGGTGCCGGGGGACTGCAGGCGCTCATCAAAGGCGGGGTGGATGTGCTGGGCCAGCGCATCGTGATCGCAGGCACCGGCCCGCTGTTGCTGGCAGCCGCAGCCACCGCACGCAAGGCAGGCGCGCATGTGGTGCGTGTGGCCGAACACACACCGTGGCGTGACCTTGCCGCGTTTGCGGCGCAACTGGTTCGCTGGCCCGCCAAAGCCCTGCAGGCGCCGACGCTGCTGCACCCCAGCCTGCGCGCCAATACCCATGTGCTCGAAGCTCTGGGCAGTACCCAGGTCGAACAGGTACGCCTGCAACGCGGCAGCGGCACGGAGCTGCTGGACTGCGACCGCGTTGCCTGCGGTTTTGGCCTGGTGCCCAACACCCACCTGGGGCAAATGCTCGGCTGCGCGCTGGGCGACCGCCACGGCCTGCAAGTTGATACGTTGATGCAAACCAGCGTACTCGGTGTGTATGCCGCTGGCGAGTGCACCGGCTTTGGTGGCAGTGAACGGGCGCTGGTGCAAGGTGCCATGGCAGGCCACGCCGCCGCAGGCAATGCAGAGGCTGCGCAGACCTTGCAAAACACCTTGGTGCGCTGGAATGCATTTGCCGATGCGCTGCATCGCCACTTCCCGGTGCGCGCGCAAGTGCTGGCCGCCCTGCCCCTCGCCGACACCCTGGTCTGCCGCTGCGAAGATGTGGCACACAGCGACCTGCAACAGCGCAGCGGGTGGATAGACGCCAAGCTGCACACCCGCTGCGGCATGGGCGCCTGCCAGGGCCGCATTTGCGGCGCGGCGGCCCAGGTGCTGTACGGCTGGGCGCCGCAGCCCGCGCGGCACTTGCTTTCACCCGCACGCCTGTCCACCCTCGCGTCTGCAGCCCCCGACTTCATTCACGAACCTATTACCGAAAGCACTTCCAAGGCATGA
- a CDS encoding ABC transporter permease has protein sequence MKTAYFPAHYRLADKLGWLALRAFCIGVLLFLLLPIFVIVPLSFSSGSFLSYPLPGWSLQWYEELFASAEWARAARNSFIVAPLATLLATTLGTLAAMGLARTRFVGKGLISGLLISPMVVPIVVVAVSTYLFFARIGLSETYLGLVLVHAALGAPFVVTTVLATLQGFNQNLVKASLSLGAGPVRTFFKITLPVIAPGVISGALFAFAASFDEVVVTLFLAGPEQVTLPRQMFTGIRENISPVIAAVATLLTLFTTALMMTLEWLRGRRR, from the coding sequence ATGAAAACCGCCTACTTCCCCGCGCACTACCGCCTGGCCGACAAGCTGGGCTGGCTGGCGCTGCGCGCCTTCTGCATCGGCGTGCTGCTGTTCCTGCTGCTGCCCATCTTCGTCATCGTGCCGCTGTCGTTCAGCAGCGGCTCCTTTCTGTCGTACCCGCTGCCGGGCTGGTCGCTGCAGTGGTATGAAGAACTCTTTGCCTCGGCCGAATGGGCACGCGCCGCGCGCAACAGCTTCATCGTCGCTCCACTGGCCACATTGCTGGCGACAACGCTGGGCACGCTCGCGGCCATGGGGCTAGCGCGCACCCGCTTCGTCGGCAAGGGGCTCATCAGCGGCCTGCTGATCTCGCCCATGGTGGTGCCGATCGTCGTGGTGGCTGTCAGCACCTACCTGTTCTTCGCGCGCATCGGGCTGTCGGAAACCTACCTCGGCCTGGTGCTGGTGCACGCCGCGCTGGGCGCGCCCTTCGTGGTGACCACGGTGCTCGCCACGCTGCAGGGCTTCAACCAGAACCTGGTCAAGGCCAGCCTGAGCCTGGGCGCCGGGCCCGTGCGCACCTTCTTCAAGATCACCCTGCCGGTGATCGCGCCGGGCGTGATCTCGGGCGCGCTGTTCGCCTTTGCCGCCTCGTTCGACGAGGTGGTGGTCACGCTGTTCCTTGCCGGGCCCGAGCAGGTCACGCTGCCACGCCAGATGTTCACCGGCATCCGCGAAAACATATCACCTGTGATCGCTGCCGTGGCCACGCTGCTGACGCTATTCACCACGGCGCTGATGATGACACTCGAATGGCTGCGCGGACGGCGCAGGTAG
- a CDS encoding dihydrodipicolinate synthase family protein: protein MSNPRWQGIFPAITTKFHADESIDAEGTARHIDFQIRNGIHGLVTCGSLGEFSTMSLEEKLEVTRIAIEAAKGRIPVLANVSETSTSEALRFIKGANALGVDGYMVMPSVIYVADAREAIANVRAMAEAAKKPIMVYNNPIAYRVDLKPEHFAELADCEWVVAIKESCGDIRRITDLRLALGDRFQLFLGVDDLAFEGLALGCDGLLAGVGCTFPRETVALYDLMKAGQYEEALKLYQWMTPLLHLDVSNKLVQNLKLIDLLVGTGTEHMRRPRLPVIGEERAFIERIVKKALETRPSKYQSVA, encoded by the coding sequence ATGAGCAATCCCCGCTGGCAAGGCATCTTCCCCGCCATCACCACCAAGTTCCACGCCGACGAGAGCATTGATGCGGAGGGCACCGCGCGCCACATCGACTTTCAAATCCGCAACGGCATCCATGGCCTCGTCACCTGCGGCTCGCTGGGCGAGTTCAGCACCATGTCGCTGGAAGAAAAGCTCGAAGTCACGCGCATTGCCATCGAGGCCGCCAAGGGCCGCATCCCCGTACTGGCCAACGTCTCGGAAACCTCCACCAGCGAAGCCCTGCGCTTCATCAAGGGCGCCAATGCCCTGGGCGTAGACGGCTACATGGTCATGCCCTCGGTCATCTACGTGGCCGACGCCCGTGAAGCCATCGCCAATGTGCGTGCCATGGCTGAAGCGGCCAAAAAGCCCATCATGGTTTACAACAACCCCATCGCCTACCGCGTGGACTTGAAGCCCGAACACTTTGCCGAACTGGCCGACTGCGAATGGGTCGTGGCCATCAAGGAAAGCTGTGGCGACATCCGCCGCATCACCGACCTGCGCCTGGCGCTGGGCGACCGCTTTCAGCTGTTCCTGGGCGTGGACGATTTGGCGTTTGAAGGCCTGGCGCTGGGCTGCGACGGTTTGCTGGCGGGCGTGGGCTGCACCTTCCCGCGCGAAACCGTGGCGCTGTACGACCTGATGAAGGCCGGTCAGTACGAAGAAGCCCTCAAGCTTTATCAGTGGATGACGCCCCTGCTGCACCTCGACGTGTCGAACAAGCTGGTGCAGAACCTCAAGCTGATCGATCTGCTCGTCGGCACCGGCACCGAGCACATGCGCCGCCCGCGCCTGCCGGTGATTGGCGAAGAACGTGCGTTCATTGAGCGCATTGTGAAAAAAGCGCTGGAAACGCGCCCAAGCAAGTACCAGTCGGTCGCCTGA